The genomic interval GAATGGGCGCGGCGCCCAGGTCGAGCTTCTCGACGGTGGAGTCCTCGGCCGCGTCGGGCAGATCGCGCGCCACGGAGGCCACGCGGTCGCGCACGTCCTGCGCGGCCACGTCCAGCGGCACGCCCAGCTCGAACTCGACGAACACCTGGGACACACCCTCGACGCTGGCGGAGCGTAGCGAGCGGATGCCGCTCAGGCTGTTGACGGCCTCTTCGATGGGGTCCGTGACCTGCTCCTCCATCGTCTCGGGCGAGGCCCCCGGGTAGACGGTGGTGACCGTCACGATGGGGAAGTCGACCTCGGGGTAGAGGTCCACGCTGAGCCGTGTGTAGAGCAGCACGCCGAACACGACGAGCGCGCTGATGACCATCGTGGTGAAGACGGGGCGCGCGATGCTGACGTCGGAGATCTTCATTCCGCAGCCTCCGGCTCGGCGGGGGCCTCGGCCTGCGCGGCTTCACCTGCAAGTTGGGCGGCGTTGGCTGCCGAAGGGGCTGGCGCGACTTCCGGCGTCGCGTCTTGTGCTCCCGGCGAGCCAGCCTGGGCGACCTGGGCCCGCACGCGCACGTCTTCGCGCAGCGGCTGCTCGGCGCGCACGACGACCTGGTCGCCCTCCTCCAGACCGGAGAGCACCGCCATGGTGTTCGCGTCGACGGGGCGGGCCGTGACGTTCACGCGCCGCGCGGTGTCGTCCGTCACGCGGTACACGTAGCTCTGCCCGGCCGCGCTGCGCACGGCGGCCGCCGGCAGCAACAGCCCCTCGGGGGGCGCCGCCTCGGTCAGCGTGACGTACGCGAACATGCCGGCGCGCAGCGTGGTGTCGGGGTTCGGGAAGCGCACCAGCACAGACGCGGTGTGGGTCAGCGGGTCCAGCTCGTAGCCCACGCGCTCGACGCGGCCCGTGACGCGGAGGTCCAGGCTGCGCAGGTGCGCCGTGGCTGCCCCTCCGACGGCGATGCCCGGCAGCAGCGACTCGCTCACCTTCACGCGCGCCTCCACTTCGCTCAGGTCGATTAGGCGCACGAGCGTCGCGCCCCCTTGCGACGCCACCTGCCCGACCTCGGCCGGCAGGGACTCGACGATTCCGTCGAAGGGCGCGCGGATGACGTAGGTGCGCAGCGTGGTGGTCGCCGCGCTGCGGGCTTCGCGCGAGGCTTGGGCCGTGGCGAGCGCGGCGTCCCGACTGGCCGCGAGCTGGTCGGTCTCGGAGACGGCGACCGCCCCACGCTCGGCGAGCGGCGCCAGCCGGTCGTACTCGCGCGCGAGCTGCGCGGCCTGGACCTGCGCCGACGAGGCCATGGCGTCCGACTGGGCGACGATGGCCCGCGCGTGAGCGGCGTCGAGACGCACCAGGAGCTGCCCCGCGCGCACGCGGTCGCCCTCCTCGACGTAGACGCGCTGCACGCGCGCCGTGACGTCGGCGCTGAGGTCCACGGCCCGGCGCGGGAGCAGGTGGGAGCCGATCTCGGCCTCGTAGCCCACGCTGCCGCGCGTCACGCGCACGACCGTGACGTCGACGGGCGCGGCGCGCTCGTCCTCCGCCGACGGAAGCTGCGCGGCCGTCTCGGGAGAGCAGGCGGCGGCCGCGGTGGTCAGGAGCGCGAGCGCGAGGGTGCGCGCGGAAGGGAGCGAGAGAGCGGGGGTGGCGCGGAACATGGGGATCTCAGTCCGGGGGGTCTCGAAGCGATGGGGGTGGGCGGGGTACACGCGCCGTGGGGTCTGAACGCTGCGGCTCATGGCGTGGCCTCCTCCGTAACGCCCAGCGCGTAGCTGCGGCGGGCCTGCGCCAGGCGGTAGTTGATGTAGGCGTCCACCAGGTCCACCTCGGCCTGGCGGGCGGCCATCTCGGCGTCGAGCACGTCGTTGGACGTGCCGGCGCCCGCCTCGTAGCGCAGCCGGCGAGCCTCGTAGGTCTCCTGCGCGGCGGCGACCGCCTCTCGAGCGGCGCCGATGGACGCGGCGGCGGCCCGCACGGCGGCGTCGGCCTGGTGGATCTCGATCGTGATGGCACGCTCGAGGCCGCTGAGCTGCGCCTCGGCCTCCACCAGCGTGGCCTCGGCCCCGGCGGCGCGGTGGTGCCCGGCCGCGAACGCGTTCGGCGACCACGTGACGTTCACGCCCAAGCTCCAGGTGTGCCGGAACTGGGCGGTCTGGGGGAACACGCGTTGATTCGGGTTGGCGTAGTCGATGGCGCCCACCAGCGCGACCTGCGGCAGCTGGGTGCCGCGGTGCACGCGTACCTCGGCGCGCCGCACCTCCACCAGCGCGCGCAACGCCGCCGCCTCGGGCCGCGCTTCGAGGGCCGCGTCCACCTGGCCGGCGTCCAGCGCGGCCGGGATGGACACGTCGCTCACCTCGGCCGCCTCGCCGAGCACCACGTGGTCCCCGGCGCGCCCGCCGATGCGCTGCACGAGCGCCACCTCCGCGATGACCGCGTCGCCCTCGGCCACCATCAGCACCACTCGGATGGACGAGAGGCGCGCCTGGATGCCGCTCAGCTCTGCGCGAGCCAGCACGCCGCGCTCGACCATGGCACGCGTGGTGTCGACCAGCGCCTCGAGCACACGCACGGACTGCTGCGCCACGGTGACGCGCGCGCGCGCCTGCATCAGCTGGAAGTACGCCTCGCGCCCCTGGATGCGCAGCATGCGCTCCTGCTGCGCGGCCTGCAGCTCGGCCGCCTCGCGACCGAGCGAGGCCGCGCGCATGCCGGGCAGCGTGCTCATGAAGATCTGCGTGACAGGCACGGACACCGACGCGCGCAGCAGGTAGTTGTTGAGAATCTGCGGGAACGGGTTGTCGATGACCGTGCCCCCGCCGATGTCGAACGGCGGCAGGTTCACCCGTGACAGGCGGGTGTAGCTGGCCTGGAGCTGCAGCTGCGGGAACAGACCGACCCGGGCCTCACGGTAGGCCGCCTCGGCGCGCGCGGTGGCGGCGGCGGCCTGGGCCATGTCGGGCGCGTGCTGCACGGACAGCTCGGCGGCGGCGTCCGCCGTGAGCCCTCCGGCGCCCAGCTCGACCACCACGCTCGGGCCCGGCCGGAGGGGCGGAGCCTCGAGTGTGGCGGGGGCCTCGGGAGTCGGCGCGTCGAGGGGCACGGGAGCTTGCGCGGCAGCGCCATGCGCATGGGCGAGGAGCGCTGCGGCGCAGAGGAGTGGGATGCGGTGTCTCATGGAGCGGTCGTTGTCCCTCATCGAATGACTGTTCGATAGGCTGGACGATACGGTCGCAACGCGCAAGGCTCGGAGCGCGGAAATGTGCGCCGATTGCACACAAAACATGAGCATTTCACCTATGGAACGCGGCGCCTGGCAGACAGAACGTCGGTTCGGCGGCTAGACGCTGGTCGCCACGTCGCCCCCTCAGACCCCCGGATGCCGCTCGGTCCCCAACCCCCGACATCCCCGAGCAGCTTGCTCTTCGCACTACCGACGCACAGCTGATTGAAGCCGGGTGGGGGAGGGCTTGGCGCCGTGCGCCAGCGTTGCATCGTCCGAGACCGCTCGTCGTGTGGACCATCTGTGGACCGCAAGTCGTACAGTCGAGGCGGCCTCCAACGGCTGGTGCTGGTACGACATCTGCGCCGCCGCAGAGGACCGCTTCGCAGTCTCGACGGGCGAGGAGACCGTGGCGATGTGGTCCGCCAAGACTGGGGTGCTGCTGGATGGCGCTTGCTTCTACCGCGTGGATCGCATCGAGGTCGCCCCCCACCGCCACAGACAAGGGTACGGCTTCGCGAGCTTCTACTTGCTCGCGACGCGCGCTCGAGAGGTCGCCGCTACCGGCATCGTGCTCGCCGCACTGCCCGAGGCATGCGAGTTCTACGAGAGGTTGGGGGGTGTCCAACATCGGCCCCGCGGTTGGCACTCAGCTCCTGGGCTGGTACCGTTTTTGTTCGACAGTTCACGACTCGAGGAGATCGCCTCCGATGCCGACCGATTCCGAAAGCACGGCTGATTCCAAGCGGCACGACGAAGCCGTTGCACGGTTTAGGGGCTACCTCGCGGTGGCCGCCGAGACGGAGGTCTGCGTTCTCGCGACGGACGAGACCCCCCGGGCCGCCATCACGAACTCCGGCTCGTCGCAGCCCGCTGCTGTGGCGGGCGCTGGTCAAACGCAGCGGCAGCGCTGAACGCAAGCCGCCAGAGAAGACAGCGCTCGCGCCATGCCACGTTGTGCCAGAATTGCCGGCACGGAACGTGCTGGTAGGAGGTGCATGACACGAAGCTCGGCTCTCGCGATCACGTCACCGCTCTTGGGCCTGCTCGGCATGCTGGGGTGTGCCGAGGCATCCATTCACCCGCTGGACGCCGCGATCGACGGCGCACTGCCCGATGTTCGCCAGGCGGCCCTAGCTTCCTGGCGGGCGCTGGACGACGCCGCCGAGACGCCCGGGGTCTACTGGTACGAGGAGCACAACTGCCCGCTCATGTCGCCGACCGGGACCGCCAGCGTGGTGCAGGTGACCAACGGGGCGGCCACGCTGGCGGGCCGGCGCGTCGTGTGCGGGTCGACCTGCGAGCATGGTCTCGAGCGCTACGCCGACCTGGTGCCCGCCACGCTGCCGGCGCTGATCGCGGCCTGCCCCGAGGGCGCCACGGTGGAGCTCGACGGCGACGGCGTGCTCACGCTGTGTCGGCTGCGCGCGCCGGACTGCGACGACAGCTGCGACACGGGCTTCCACGTGGTGCGCTGGGCACACGGCGTCTTCGAGGGAGACGCGACCACCAACGAGGAGTGCGCGCCATGAGCGCGATGAGAGCGACGCTGAAGATGACTGACTCCCCGCGCTCGCGGACCGCATGCGCACTGACCCTCGCAGTGGGGGTCGCGCTCTCGCTCTCGGTGACGTCGCACGCCGGCGCTTCGTGTGTCCTGCCGGACCCGGCCATCGTGTGGTCGTACCCCGCGGAGGGCGCCACCGACGTCCCGGTGGACGCGCGCATCTTCTTGCGGCTCAACACGTACTCGGAACGCCACCCTGTGGGTGCCGCGAGAGCAACTTCCTGTGCCCAGGCCGCAGCGTCGGTGTGGGGCCCTGGGCCGCGCTCGCCGCCCTCACCACGCTCGCCGCGCGCCGTCGTCGCCACTGACCCGGCGCGCCACTGGGAGTCCTGTGCGGGTCCGCCACCACCCCTCGCCGTCTGACGACTCGTCACACGCCCTTGCGACGTTCCGCCGGAGAGTGATCCTGCCGTGGCTCAGGTCATGGCGCGCGCAGCTTCATGACGAATGCGTCCGTCGCGCCCGCGCTAGCTTGTCCCGGCAAGGTGCCACTCGTCCGGCCCGCGACCAGCACGCCGCCACCCGGGCCCACGCTCAGCGAGAGGGCGACGTCGAACCACACGGTCCCGAACTGCCGCGTCCAGATCTCGGAGCCTGCGGCGTCGTACTGCCGCACGAACGCGTCCTCGTTCCCCCCGCTCGTTTGTCCTGGCAAGGTGCCACCCGTTTGGCCCGCGACCAGCACGCTGTCGTCCCCACCCACGCTCACGGAGAGGGCCAGATCGTAGCTCGCGCCTCCGAACTGCCGCGTCCAGACCTCGGTACCTGCCGCGTCGTACTTGCGCACGAACGCGTCTTGACCGCCCGCCGTGGCTTGTCCCGGCAAGGTTCCCAGCGTGTCGCCCGCCACCAGCACGCTGCCATCCGCCGCCACGCTCACCGAACTGGCGTGTTCGTCGCTCGCGGTCCCGAACTGTCGCGTCCACAGCTCCGTGCCCGCCGCGTCGTACTTGCGCACGAACGCGTCCCAACTGCCCGCGCTGGTTTGTCCCGTGAATGTGCCGAACGTGGAGCCAGCGACGAGCACGCTGCCATCCGCTCCGACGCTCACCGACTCGGCCGAGTCGCCGTTCGCGGTCCCGAACTGTCGCGTCCACAGCTCCGTCCCCGCTGCGTCGTACTTGCGCACGAACGCGTCGAAAGCCCCGAGTCCAGCTTGCCCAGACAAGATGCCACTTGTCCCGCCCGCGACAAGCACGCTGCCATCTGCCCCGACGCTCACCGACTCGATCACGTCGCCGTCAGGGGTCCCGAATTGCCGCGTCCACAGCTCCGTCCCCGCTGCATCGTACTTCCGCACGAACCCGTCGCCGAAGCTAGCGCCGATGCCCGGGCCGGTTTGGCCCGGCAACGTGCCCTGCGTGAGGCCTGCGACGAGCACGCTGCCATCCGTCCCCACACTCACCGAATAGGCGAAATCGCCGTTCGCGGTCCCGAACTGGCGCGTCCATAGCTCTGTGCCCGACACGTCGTACTTCCGCACGAACGCGTCCGTCGAACCCGCGCTGGCTTGTCCCGGCAAGGTTCCGTCCGTCCAGCCCGCGACCAGCACGCTGCCATCGGCCCCCACGTGCACCGACTCGGCGAACTCGACGCCAGCGGTCCCGAACTGCCGCGTCCACTCGTCCGGCACGCAGGTCCTGTCCATCGTCGCCGAGCCTGGCGCGTCTTCCACCTGCCCGGCTCCGCACACCTGCCATGGCGTGCACATGGTCAGGTTCGAGGTGGCGCTGTACTCCCCCGACGGACAGCCCATGCATGCTTGGTCGTTCGTTGCCGTCCCCGCCGTGCTCACGTAGGTGCCGGCCACGCATTCCGAATACGCGACGCAGCTCGCTGCGTTGGTTCCCGTGCTGTAGGTGCCCGCCGTGCACGCGGCGCACGTGCGGTTCGTGGTCGCGTCACCGTCGCTCACGACCGACTGGCCCGCTGCACAGTCCGTGCGCGGTGCGCACGCCGTCGCCGGGTCGCTGTCGTGGTCCCAAGTGCCGCCCGTGCAGGCCACCGCGGCCGTCGCACCGCCCGCGCAATGCTCCCCGGCGCTGCAATCTGCGCACACCGGCGGCGCCGTCATCGTCGCCGGTGCGGTCTGCACGGTGCCCGGCGCGCACGCGCCGACCGGCACGCACATGGCCTGGTTCGGACCCGACGTGTACTCCCCGTCCGGGCAGGCTGTGCACGCCTGGTCGCTCGTCGCCGTCCCCGCCGTGCTCACGTACTCCCCCGCCTCGCACACCGTGTGAGTCGCGCAGATCGCAGCGTTCGCGCCTTCGCTGTACGTGCCGTTCGTGCACCCGGTGCAGCTACGGTCCACTGTCGCGCTGCCCTCGTCCGTCACATACGTCCCCGCCGCGCAGGCTGTGCGCGCCACACACGCCGTCGCCGGGTCGCCGTCGTGATCCCACGTCCCGTCCCCGTCGTCGCAGGCCACCGCGGCGAGCTCGCCGCCCGGGCAGTGCTGTCCCGCAGCGCACGCCTCGCACACCGCGGGATCCGTCGCGGTCGCAGGCGCGGTCTGCACCGTGCCCGCCGCGCACCCCGTCAGCGCCACGCAGGCGGTCTGGTTCGGGCCCGAGGTGGTCGTCCCCGGCGCGCACGTCGTGCAGGCTTGGTCGCTGCTCGCGCTGCCTGCCGTGCTCACGTACTCGCCTGAGGCGCACTCCGTCCACGCCACGCACGCCGCCGAGTCAGCGCTCGCGCTGTACGTGCCGCTCGTGCACCCCGTGCACACTGGGTTGCTTGCCGCCGTCCCAGCCACGCTCACGTACGTGCCCGCCGCGCACGCCGTCCACAGGCTGCAGCTCGCCGCGTTGATGGTCGGCGAGAACTCGCCCGCAGCACACGCGGCGCACTCTCGATCCGTCGCCGCAGTGCCCGCCGCGCTCACGTACTCCCCCGCACCGCACACTGTCCACGCCACGCAAGCCGTCGCCGCGTCATGGTCATGGTCGTACGTGCCTCCCGCACATGCCTCGGGCGGCATCCCCTCCCCACACCCCACGCCCGCGAGGACCGCCACCAGGCCCGCCAACACCGGGGCCATCCGCAGACAACGTGTCGCCCGACGAACGGGAGACGTCTCGATGTGGCGGCTCGATACCCAGACGGTCATGGCGGCGCTTCTCGGAGTTCCAGTACGCAGTCCAGGGTAACAGCGCCGCCACGACACCAACCACATCGGCAGCACACGTGAACCACTCCGGCTCAACGGCCACACCGCCGAGGTGCTCGAGCACGCCCCGGCGCCGGAAAGCCCCGAACGAGCAGCCGTGCACGCGACAACCTCACGCGGTCGGGTCAGCGTGGCTCGCTGCGCGCGCCCCTTGCCGCCTGCACGGGTGCGCCGGAGGGAGGAGCGCATGTCCACCCAAACACGAACACCGAGCCGCGCGCTCGCTGTAGGCCCACGCGGCGCTACAGCTTCCGCGCGTGCGCTCGTGACGGTGGTCACGCGTCTGCAGCGGTCCGGGGGAGACGTCAGCCCTTGGCGGCGGCGGCGGCGTAGATGTCCATGATGGACGACAGCAGCGCGCGACCCTCCTCGGGGCTGCGCTGGAACGCGTTGCGGCCGACGATGGAGCCGTAGCCGCCGCCGTCCGCGATGCCACGGATCTCTTCGAGCACGGCCTCGGTGCCCTTGGCGGCGCCGCCCGAGAAGATGACGATGCGGCGGTTGTCGAACGCAGCCTGCACGATGTGGGCGATGCGCTCGGACAGCGTGGCGATGGGGATGCCCTCGTAGTTCTTCTTCGCCGCGCTCTGGTGCACCAGCGCCGTCGGGGGCTTCACCTTGATGATGTGCGCGCCCAGCTGCGCCGCGATCTGCGCGGCGTAGGCGACCACATCCACGGCGGTCTCGGCCTCGGTGGGCAGGTTGCCGCGCGGGTAGGACCACAGCACGGTGGGCAGGCCCGCGGCGCGCGCCGCGCGGATGAGGTCGCGCAGGTCCTGATACTGCTGGTTTCGCAGGCTGCTGCCCGGGTAGATGGTGTAGCCGATGGCCGAGCAGCCGAGGCGCACCGCGTCCTCCACGGCCGAGGTCAGCGCGGAGCACGGGGCCGGGGGCTCGCCCAGGCCGTCGCTGTTGTTGACCTTGAGGATGAGCGGCAGGCGCCCGGCGTACTCGGCGGCCACGGCCTCGATGAAGCCGAGCGGCGCGGCGTAGGCGTTGCAGCCGGACTCGAGCGCGAGGCGGGGGTGGTACTTGGGGTCGTAGCCCACGGGGTTGGGCGCGAAGCTGCGCGCGGGGCCGTGCTCGAAGCCCTGGTCGACCGGCAGGATGACCAGCTTGCCCGTGCCGCCCAGGCGACCGTGGTTGAGGATGCGGCGCAGGTTGCCGAGCACCCCGGGGGTCTCGCCGGCGTAGTTCGCGAGGATGGCTTCAACGACTTCGGACATGGTCTCTCCAGGCAGATTCGAACAGCGCAAAGGTGTTGGCGGAGGAGGAGGGATTCGAACCCCCGGAACTTGCGTTCAGCGGTTTTCAAAACCGCCGCCTTAGACCGCTCGGCCACTCCTCCTGGGCCCCCACGGGGCACAGTGGGAGGGCTCCTAGCACATGGAGTGGAGGGTGGACCAGCCCCCGCCGCGTGGGGAGTATCCGCCGTACCCGTATACAGCGCGAATACGGAAACTCGGGGGCGCGCGCCGCAGCAGCCGGGCCCACCCAGGCGGGGAGGCTAGGCTGGGGACTCTTATGCTTATCCCCGGTCTCCCATCCGCCCCCGCTCCCGCTTGGCTGCTGGTCTGTGCCACCGCGCTGAGCGGGTGCGGGGGGACCTCCTCCGGCAACCCTTCCGATCAAGGGACGAGCGACAGCGGTGGTGGGGACCTCGGACACCCCGACGGCGGCCTCACGGACCCACGCTTCGCGCACTGCCCAAGTGCCGAAGCGTTCGTGGGAGAGAGCAGCTGGCCCATCGCGCTCAGCGCCACCGAGGGCGCCGTCTACTGCACCCGCTTCCACGAGGGGCGCACCCTGCAGGAGGAGCTCGCCGCCAAGGTCCAGCTGCGCATCGTCGCGGGCGCCTATCGCCTGCCGACCAGCGCGGGGCCCTACCCCTTCGTGCTCCCCCTGTGCCTCGCCCTCGCCGACGGCCCAGGCCCCGCGCTCTCCGGCGCCGACGGAAGCATCACGCACAGCAGCAGCATGTACGAACAAGACACGTTTCATCAGCTGCACGTGACGCAGTCGTTGGTGGGCGCGTCCTTCACGGCAGACTTCTACCCGACGCAGCGGGGCGCGGTGCTCCCCACGCCGATCATCGACGGAAGCCCCTACGACCCCTTCGGGGACTCGGGCTTCTCGTTCGGCTTCTCGCTGTGCCTCGCGGCCAGCTGTGAGCCCGGCGCGGAGATCTACTTCGACTCCTGCACACACGAGGACAGCTCGGTGCACTTGCACGAGGTGCAGCTGGGCGACGACGGGGACGTGACCTTCGAGCTGCGCATCGGCGAGAGCGCGGCCAGCACCGAGCCGGCTGCCTACGTGCGCGCCACGGGCACCTTCCGCGGCACGGACTTCGATCAGCGCGACTTCTTCAAGCTGGTCTACAACCCCTCGCACCATCACTTCGAGCGACACTTCGCGGTCCTGTTCGACGCGCCCATCGACGGGGTGTGCGGCATCGAGGTCGAGAACCTCGAGCCGTGGGACGACTACCAACCCGACGCTGCCTACGCGGTGGACTGCGCGCTCGATCGGCTGAGCACGCTGACGGTCGAGTCGCACACGTGGACCGTCGAGTGACCACGGCTCCCTGCGGCGCCCACTGCGTCACCTGGCCCGCCAACTCCCGACGCATCGTCGGATTGATCGTCGCGCTCTGCGCCGGGCTCGTCGCCTGCGGCACCAGCCACGCCCCGGGGGCGAACGACGCGGGCCATGGCGACACGGGCACGGCGCCGAGCACGTTGGACGCGTGTTTCGCGGGACTCGCCCCCACCGGCGACAGCCCGTTCGTGGGCACGCTGCGCTTCGCGTCGCTGGACGGAAGCATCGAGGTGCGCCTCGCGCGCCAGCCGGGAGAGCGGCCCGCGGTGGGCGAGACCTGGGCGTACGACCTGGTGCGCTTCGGCATCGCGCAGGACGGCGTGGTGACCTGCATCACGCAGCCGGGCGCGCTCGCGTACGACTTCGGTCACCACAACTGGGCCGACATCGCCACGGCCGAGGGCGCGGCCACCTACGTGGTGTCGATGCGCTACGAGTTCACCGGCGACGCGGCGGCCTGGGTGGACACGCTGCAGATCGACGGCGCCGCACCCATCACGCTGCGCGCGACGGCCTGCGACGTGACCCCGAACGACCTCAACCACTGCCTGCTGCGGAGCTTCCCGTGACCCCGCACGCGACGCGTGCGCCCGCCCATCCCGCACGCGGGCCCTGGCGGCGAACGCGGCTCGCGCGGCGGATGCAGCTGCTGGCGCAGCTCGCGGTGCCCGCCATGCTCGCCCCCCTCGCACTGGCCGCGTGTGGCGCCGGAGACGCCACGGGTGACGCCGGGATGGACGCGAGCGCCGCCGACAGCGCCGTGATCGAAGGGCCGGACTACCTCGAGCAGCTGGACACCGTGGCCGAGTTCGAGAGCTTGGCGGCAGACGGAACCGTGAAGTACCTGGCGCGCGTCGACGGACGCGAGCCCCTGGTGGACGCCGACTGCTTGTTCCAGAACAGCCGCCGCTTCCCGTTCCACGCGCAGTTCCTGCGGCGTGTGTTCCCCGAGTACAGCGACCTCAGCTTCGACACCTACGTGGAGTTCGTGCTGCGCCAGGCCACCCGGCGCGCGTGGGGTGGCGCGCTCGAGTGGCGCCCGCGGGTCACGCACCCGCTCAGCGGGCAGGCGGGCATCTACGTCTACTACGCCTATCAGGAGCGCCAGCCGGACGAGAACCTGAGCGTGTCCCAGCTGGTGGAGCTGGACCGGCGCCTCAAGGCCTGCGCGCCCATCGCGGCGAGCCAGCTGGTGTTCGTGCCCAGCGTCCTGGAGCAAGAGGTTCACGTGCGGCCGCTCGTGCCCGAGCTCAACGCCGCGGGCGTGGCGGTGCGCTTCCCGGCCGACCTGATCGACCGCGACTACGAGGCGTATAGCGTCGGCGAGAGCTACGGCTACCTGCACGTGATCCCGGCCGGGACGGCGGTCCCCGAGGACTACGGCTCGCGCGACGTGCTCGTGGTGGAGGGCGCGCCGCCCGACATCAGCACGCTCGCGGGGCTGATCTCGACACTCCCCCAGAGCTCGCTGAGCCACACCAACCTGCGGCTGCGCGAGCGCGGCCTGCCCAACGTGCTGCT from Sandaracinaceae bacterium carries:
- a CDS encoding TolC family protein, with amino-acid sequence MRHRIPLLCAAALLAHAHGAAAQAPVPLDAPTPEAPATLEAPPLRPGPSVVVELGAGGLTADAAAELSVQHAPDMAQAAAATARAEAAYREARVGLFPQLQLQASYTRLSRVNLPPFDIGGGTVIDNPFPQILNNYLLRASVSVPVTQIFMSTLPGMRAASLGREAAELQAAQQERMLRIQGREAYFQLMQARARVTVAQQSVRVLEALVDTTRAMVERGVLARAELSGIQARLSSIRVVLMVAEGDAVIAEVALVQRIGGRAGDHVVLGEAAEVSDVSIPAALDAGQVDAALEARPEAAALRALVEVRRAEVRVHRGTQLPQVALVGAIDYANPNQRVFPQTAQFRHTWSLGVNVTWSPNAFAAGHHRAAGAEATLVEAEAQLSGLERAITIEIHQADAAVRAAAASIGAAREAVAAAQETYEARRLRYEAGAGTSNDVLDAEMAARQAEVDLVDAYINYRLAQARRSYALGVTEEATP
- a CDS encoding efflux RND transporter periplasmic adaptor subunit, producing MSRSVQTPRRVYPAHPHRFETPRTEIPMFRATPALSLPSARTLALALLTTAAAACSPETAAQLPSAEDERAAPVDVTVVRVTRGSVGYEAEIGSHLLPRRAVDLSADVTARVQRVYVEEGDRVRAGQLLVRLDAAHARAIVAQSDAMASSAQVQAAQLAREYDRLAPLAERGAVAVSETDQLAASRDAALATAQASREARSAATTTLRTYVIRAPFDGIVESLPAEVGQVASQGGATLVRLIDLSEVEARVKVSESLLPGIAVGGAATAHLRSLDLRVTGRVERVGYELDPLTHTASVLVRFPNPDTTLRAGMFAYVTLTEAAPPEGLLLPAAAVRSAAGQSYVYRVTDDTARRVNVTARPVDANTMAVLSGLEEGDQVVVRAEQPLREDVRVRAQVAQAGSPGAQDATPEVAPAPSAANAAQLAGEAAQAEAPAEPEAAE
- a CDS encoding GNAT family N-acetyltransferase, whose amino-acid sequence is MAPCASVASSETARRVDHLWTASRTVEAASNGWCWYDICAAAEDRFAVSTGEETVAMWSAKTGVLLDGACFYRVDRIEVAPHRHRQGYGFASFYLLATRAREVAATGIVLAALPEACEFYERLGGVQHRPRGWHSAPGLVPFLFDSSRLEEIASDADRFRKHG
- a CDS encoding class I fructose-bisphosphate aldolase; translated protein: MSEVVEAILANYAGETPGVLGNLRRILNHGRLGGTGKLVILPVDQGFEHGPARSFAPNPVGYDPKYHPRLALESGCNAYAAPLGFIEAVAAEYAGRLPLILKVNNSDGLGEPPAPCSALTSAVEDAVRLGCSAIGYTIYPGSSLRNQQYQDLRDLIRAARAAGLPTVLWSYPRGNLPTEAETAVDVVAYAAQIAAQLGAHIIKVKPPTALVHQSAAKKNYEGIPIATLSERIAHIVQAAFDNRRIVIFSGGAAKGTEAVLEEIRGIADGGGYGSIVGRNAFQRSPEEGRALLSSIMDIYAAAAAKG